gccgccgcggtaaCCGCGCCGGCCCCGTCGCCGAGCGCGGCGACCATCTGCTTGAGCTCGCGCTTGCTGACGACGATCTTGACGcgcaccgcgccgccgacgtcctCCCGCGACAGGAGGCGGCCACCGTGGTGCAGctgctcgagcgccgccgccgccgccttggactGGTGCCGGGCGTCCGCGGCCGCGTCCCTGGGGAAGAAGCACCTGGACGCCATCCCCCCGCCGGTGGCCGCCGGCCTCGTCCTCCGGGTGGCGCGGCGGGCGAGCAAGCTCTGTTCTTGTacaccccctcctcctcgaCGTCCCTTGCAAGTTACAGCACTGAGGCTAAAAGCGAAGGCAAAGTGAATGTGCGGGCCGCCGAGCAATGTGACACCCGCCCCATACCAACATCCTTATATACTCGCTGGCGACGCCTTCGCCTCTCCGTGAGCGCAGCCACAACTGTCTCCAAATACACGCGCCGCCTGCGTccatgacatgtgggcccgggGCTGGACCACCTTTACGTCTTCCCTGACCCCCTTTACCCATTACCTGACCTGTGCAAAACTTTGGCTCCTCCTCCCCTCACCAGATTAAAATTTCGCTGGAAGTAATTAATAATCAGTAGGGTCCTAATTAGTAAAGTAATGAGGGTGCTAGGGGTAGCTTTTTTAAGACTTTAAAACAATCATGAGACAGGGAGGGGGCTAATAATTGAGATGGGGGTTGAATAATGATATGGGCGCCTCACATGGCCGTCCCTCTCCTCGCGGAGCCGGGACGGAGAGGAATCATTGGATGGGGAGCA
This window of the Panicum virgatum strain AP13 chromosome 1K, P.virgatum_v5, whole genome shotgun sequence genome carries:
- the LOC120712044 gene encoding uncharacterized protein LOC120712044, whose protein sequence is MASRCFFPRDAAADARHQSKAAAAALEQLHHGGRLLSREDVGGAVRVKIVVSKRELKQMVAALGDGAGAVTAAAAATGERRRQRAAAGAGPGAEQRLQSLRRRSMRRAAEAARRMQASGEWEPGLQSIPEEVY